From the genome of Cryptococcus tetragattii IND107 chromosome 8, whole genome shotgun sequence, one region includes:
- a CDS encoding mitochondrial 37S ribosomal protein uS10m, with protein sequence MALPRPSLALRGIVRPPALNAAASSSRYVSSSPVTPPRSSETALPVPLPGIKFLSMPPLTPLPPPHGIHVATLHLQAHHPYNLDLVAQFAVHAAHSLSIPTSFPAFLPREKSLYTVLKSPFVKKKAQENFERRTHKRAIKVYDADREAVDLWLRYLRQNGLPGVGMKAYIHEWVDFGFGRKEAEGKNEIEMEVEEKRIQDAAEELVKALSEGDGDAGVQKIETKSS encoded by the exons ATGGCTCTCCCCCGCCCCTCCCTCGCACTCCGCGGCATCGTCCGCCCCCCCGCACTCAACGCCGCTGCTTCATCGTCGCGCTACGTGAG CTCGTCCCCCGTGACTCCCCCCCGCAGCTCGGAGACCGCGCTCCCCGTCCCCCTCCCCGGCATAAAATTCCTTTCCATGCCCCCCCTcacccccctcccccccccccacGGCATCCACGTGGCcactctccacctccaggCCCACCACCCGTACAACCTCGACCTCGTGGCCCAGTTTGCGGTGCACGCCGCCCACTCCCTCAGCAtccccacctccttccccgccttcctcccgagagagaagagtcTGTACACCGTGCTGAAGTCTCCGTtcgtcaagaagaaggcccaGGAAAACTTTGAGCGTCGGACACACAAGCGCGCGATCAAGGTGTACGACGCAGACCGCGAGGCAGTGGATTTGTGGTTGAGGTATCTCCGGCAGAATGGGCTTCCCGGCGTGGGTATGAAGGCGTATATCCATGAATGGGTTGATTTCGGGTTTGGCAGGAAAGAGGCCGAGGGGAAGAATGAGATCGAGAtggaggtcgaggagaagaggatacAGGATGCGGCCGAGGAGCTGGTCAAGGCTTTGAGCGAAGGAGACGGCGACGCTGGTGTCCAAAAGATTGAGACAAAGTCATCATAG